From a single Excalfactoria chinensis isolate bCotChi1 unplaced genomic scaffold, bCotChi1.hap2 Scaffold_85, whole genome shotgun sequence genomic region:
- the LOC140265447 gene encoding olfactory receptor 14J1-like: protein MPNSSSISEFLLLPLADTRQLQLLHFWLLLGIYLAALLGNGLISTAVACDQRLHTPMYFFLLSLALLDLGCISTTLPKAMANALWDTRAISYTGCAAQVFFFLFFISAEFSLLTIMSYDRYVAICKPLHYGTLMDSRACATMAAAAWGAGLLNSLLHTASTFSLPLCQGNVVNQFFCEIPQILKLSCSGSYLREVVLLFFGASLGFGCFVFIVVSYVQIFLAVLRMPSEQGRHKAFSTCLPHLAVVSLFLSTAFFANLKPPSISSPLLDLTMALLYSVVPPTLNPIIYCMRNREIKHALMKVLQYALFQLQ from the coding sequence atgcccaacagcagctccatcagcgagttcctcctgctgccgttggcagacacgcggcagctgcagctcctgcacttctggctcttgctgggcatctacctggctgccctcctgggcaacggcctcatcagcacagccgtagcctgcgaccagcgcctgcacacccccatgtacttcttcctgctcagcctggccctcctcgacctgggctgcatctccaccactctccccaaagccatggccaacgccctctgggacaccagggccatctcctacacaggatgtgctgcacaggtttttttctttctcttcttcatctcagcagagttttcccttctcaccatcatgtcctatgaccgctacgttgccatctgcaagcccctgcactacgggaccttgatggacagcagagcttgtgccaccatggcagcagctgcctggggcgctgggcttctcaattccctgctgcacactgccagtacgttttcactgcctctctgccaaggcaatgttgtcaaccagtttttctgtgaaatcccccagatcctcaagctctcctgctcaggctcctacctcagggaagttgtgcttctcttttttgGTGCCAGTTTaggctttggctgctttgttttcatagtggtgtcctatgtgcagatcttccttgctgtgctgaggatgccctctgagcagggaaggcacaaagccttctccacgtgcctccctcacctggccgtggtctccctcttcctcagcactgcattttttgccaACCTGAAGCCCCcatccatttcctccccactcctggatctgacaatggcacttctgtactcagtggttcctccaacactgaaccctattatctactgcatgaggaacagggagatcaagcacgctctcatGAAGGTGTTGCAATACGCACTGTTCCAGCTTCAATAA
- the LOC140265404 gene encoding olfactory receptor 14J1-like: MPNSSSISEFLLLPLADMRQLQLLHFWLLLGIYLAALLGNGLISTAVACDQRLHTPMYFFLLNLALLDLGCISTTLPKAMASALWDTRAISYAGCAAQLFFLFFFLSAEFSFLTIMSYDRYTAICKPLHYGTLMDSRACATMAAAAWGTGLLISLLHTASTFSLPLCQGNVVNQFFCEVPQILKLSCSASYLREVVLLFFGSSLVFGCFVFIVVSYVQIFKTVLRMPSEQGRHKAFSTCLPHLAVVSFFLSTVFYAYLKPPSISFPSMDLMVALLYSVVPPTLNPVIYSMRNREIKHALRKVLQCTIFQLP; encoded by the coding sequence atgcccaacagcagctccatcagcgagttcctcctgctgccattgGCAGACatgcggcagctgcagctcctgcacttctggctcttgctgggcatctacctggctgccctcctgggcaacggcctcatcagcacagccgtagcctgcgaccagcgcctgcacacccccatgtacttcttcctgctcaacctggccctcctcgacctgggctgcatctccaccactctccccaaagccatggccagcgccctctgggacaccagggccatctcctacgcaggatgtgctgcacagctctttttcttgttcttcttcctctcagcagagttttcatttctcaccatcatgtcctatgaccgctacactgccatctgcaagcccctgcactacgggaccttgatggacagcagagcttgtgccaccatggcagcagctgcctgggggaCTGGGCTTCtcatttccctgctgcacactgccagtacgttttcactgcctctctgccaaggcaatgttgtcaaccagtttttctgtgaggtcccccagatcctcaagctctcctgctcagcctcttatctcagggaagttgtgcttctcttttttggttccagtttagtctttgggtgctttgttttcatagttgtgtcctatgtgcagatcttcaagactgtgctgaggatgccctctgagcagggaaggcacaaagccttctccacgtgcctccctcacctcGCTGtggtctctttctttctcagcactGTCTTTTATGCCTACCTGAAGCCTCCCTCCATCTCTTTTCCgtccatggacctgatggtggcacttctgtactcggTGGTTCCTCCAACATTGAACCCTGTTATCTACAGtatgaggaacagggagatcaagcacgctctcaggaaggtgttgcaatGCACAATATTCCAGCTTCCATAA